The region ACGCCTACACCTACGGCCTGCACGGCACGCCCACCACGTTCACCCTGGAAGCGCGGCTGGCCGAGATCGAAGGCGGCACGCACTGCCTGCTGGCGCCGTCGGGCCTGGCGGCCATCGCCATGGCGGACTTTGCCTTGTTGAAGACGGGCGATGATGTATTGCTGCCGGAAAACATCTACAACCCGAACCGCGAGCTGGGGCGCTGGCTGGCGCACGATTTCGGCATCACGGCCCGCTATTACGATCCGCTCATCGGCGCCGGCATCGCGGCCCTGATCCAGGACAATACCAAGCTCATCTGGACGGAAGCGCCGGGTTCCGTGACCATGGAAGTGCCGGATCTGCCCGCCATCTGCGCGGCCGCCCATGCGCGCAGCGTGCTGGTCGCCCTCGACAACACCTGGTCGGCCGGCCTGGCCCTGCGCGGTTTCGACCTGGGCGTGGACATCATCATGCAGGCGCTGACGAAATACCAGTCGGGCGGCTCGGATGTGCTGATGGGGGCCCTGATCACGCGCGAGCGCGCGCTGCACGAGCGCCTGGCGCAGGCGCACATGCGTCTGGGCATGGGCGTGGGCGCGGACGACGCCTACCTGGTGCTGCGCGGCTTGCCCACCATGAAGCTGCGCTTCGACGCCCACGACGCGGGCGCGCGCACGGTGGCCGCCTGGCTCAAGGGCAGGGGCGAGATCGCCACGGTGCTGCATCCGGCGTTCGCCGATTGTCCGGGCCACGCCATCTGGCAGCGCGACTTCACGGGCGCGGGCGGCCTGTTTTCCGTGCTGTTCGATCCCCGCTACACGGAGGCGCAGACGGACCGCTTCGTCGATGCCTTGCAGTTGTTCAAGATCGGCTACAGCTGGGGCGGCGCCAACAGCCTGGTGATGCCCTACCGTATCGCCGCCATGCGCAAGGGCTGGCAGCTGCCGGGCCAGCTGGTGCGGCTGAACGTGGGACTGGAAGATCCGCAGGACTTGATCGCCGATATCGAACGGGCGTTCGCGGCGATGTAATGGAAGGGCGGCAGGCGGGGGCGCCTGCCGCGAACGCGCCCTACATGGGCACGGGGGTATTGTTGTTCAGATCGAGGAAGCCGCGCAGCAGGCGGTAGGCTTTCCACAGCCATGCCACGCCCCAGACGACGAAGGCCAGCGGAATGCCGATGATGGTGATCCACAGCACGGCGCCGACGACGATCCAGGCCACATACCACCAGAAGGAACGGATCATCCAGCTGTGATGGCTGTATACAAAGGTCCCGGCCGCTTCATCGCGCTTCACGTAATTGATGATGAGCGGAATGAAGGAAAAGGCGCCCAGCGAAAACACGAAGCTGGCGCCATGTATCAGGTACAACCACCAGGCCAAATTCTTGGTCTGCTGGAGTTTGCTATCGAGAATAATCTCTTGTGACATGGAGTCTCCCTTGCTTGGTCAGGTTTTTATTGTAGCAAGCAATGTTGGCACGGGGGGCGATCCATGCATGGAAAAGGCGGAATGAATTGGT is a window of Janthinobacterium sp. 1_2014MBL_MicDiv DNA encoding:
- a CDS encoding DUF4870 family protein, which encodes MSQEIILDSKLQQTKNLAWWLYLIHGASFVFSLGAFSFIPLIINYVKRDEAAGTFVYSHHSWMIRSFWWYVAWIVVGAVLWITIIGIPLAFVVWGVAWLWKAYRLLRGFLDLNNNTPVPM
- a CDS encoding cystathionine beta-lyase — encoded protein: MTTPKSPQTALIHSDYQAPQGFAAFPNAIHHASTVLFKDVAAMRSGDWKEKNAYTYGLHGTPTTFTLEARLAEIEGGTHCLLAPSGLAAIAMADFALLKTGDDVLLPENIYNPNRELGRWLAHDFGITARYYDPLIGAGIAALIQDNTKLIWTEAPGSVTMEVPDLPAICAAAHARSVLVALDNTWSAGLALRGFDLGVDIIMQALTKYQSGGSDVLMGALITRERALHERLAQAHMRLGMGVGADDAYLVLRGLPTMKLRFDAHDAGARTVAAWLKGRGEIATVLHPAFADCPGHAIWQRDFTGAGGLFSVLFDPRYTEAQTDRFVDALQLFKIGYSWGGANSLVMPYRIAAMRKGWQLPGQLVRLNVGLEDPQDLIADIERAFAAM